The proteins below come from a single Ahaetulla prasina isolate Xishuangbanna chromosome 16, ASM2864084v1, whole genome shotgun sequence genomic window:
- the LHX2 gene encoding LIM/homeobox protein Lhx2 has protein sequence MLFHSLAGSEMQGVIDEMDRRGKADAPAITSVIDRGETETHAMPSVSNERAALCAGCGGKISDRYYLLAVDKQWHMRCLKCCECKLNLESELTCFSKDGSIYCKEDYYRRFSVQRCARCHLGISASEMVMRARDSVYHLNCFTCSTCAKMLTTGDHFGMKDGLVYCRLHFEALLRDEYQLHFNHAEGVAGKGPALGAAAPLGLPYYNGVGTVQKGRPRKRKSPGPGAELAAYNAALSCNENDGSPLDRDQHYPSNQKTKRMRTSFKHHQLRTMKSYFAINHNPDAKDLKQLAQKTGLTKRVLQVWFQNARAKFRRNLLRQETTGVDKASDAALQAGTPSGPASEISNTSLSPSRTPTTLTDLTNPSMPSVTSVLNSVSGSLDVHESRSPSQTTLTNLF, from the exons CACGCTATGCCGTCGGTCAGCAACGAGCGGGCCGCCCTGTGCGCCGGCTGCGGGGGGAAGATCTCGGACCGCTACTACCTCCTGGCGGTGGACAAGCAGTGGCACATGCGTTGTCTGAAGTGTTGCGAGTGTAAGCTGAACCTGGAATCCGAACTCACCTGTTTCAGCAAAGACGGGAGCATCTACTGCAAGGAAGACTATTACAG GAGGTTTTCCGTCCAGCGCTGCGCCCGCTGCCACCTGGGCATCTCCGCCTCGGAGATGGTGATGCGCGCCCGAGACTCGGTTTATCACCTGAACTGCTTCACCTGCTCCACCTGCGCCAAGATGCTGACCACCGGCGACCACTTCGGCATGAAGGACGGGCTGGTTTACTGCCGCCTGCACTTCGAGGCGCTGCTGCGGGACGAGTACCAGCTCCATTTCAACCACGCCGAGGGGGTGGCCGGCAAGGGCCCCGCGCTGGGGGCCGCCGCCCCGCTGGGCCTGCCCTACTACAACGGCGTGGGCACGGTGCAGAAGGGGAGGCCCAGGAAAAGGAAGAGCCCGGGTCCCGGCGCTGAGCTGGCCGCCTACAACGCAG CCCTGAGCTGCAATGAGAATGACGGCAGCCCTCTGGATCGGGACCAGCATTATCCCAGCAATCAAAAGACCAAACGCATGCGGACTTCCTTCAAACACCACCAGCTGCGGACAATGAAATCCTATTTTGCAATTAACCACAACCCGGATGCCAAGGACTTGAAGCAGCTCGCGCAAAAAACGGGTTTAACCAAAAGGGTGCTCCAG GTCTGGTTCCAGAACGCCCGAGCCAAATTCCGACGGAACCTCTTACGCCAGGAGACCACGGGAGTGGACAAGGCATCCGACGCAGCCCTCCAGGCGGGCACCCCATCGGGACCAGCTTCGGAAATCTCCAACACTTCCCTGAGCCCCTCCAGAACGCCCACCACCCTCACAGACCTGACAAACCCTAGCATGCCTTCTGTGACTTCGGTCTTGAATTCCGTGTCCGGCAGCTTGGACGTCCACGAATCCCGCAGCCCTTCACAGACGACGCTGACAAATCTTTTCTGA